The segment AAAcaatgtaaattaatttttaaagagcCTAAACTTTAAACCGAATAAGTTAAATCCGGACTTCCGGTGTCGGCCATTTCAAAAAGCTATTTTCTTTGCAATTTTTTGACAATTTATCTTCAGTACCATTAATGGTCGTACAACTCCAAACGAGTACGGATCGACCACCTCCTTTAACTATTGGTTTAATACATTTTGTATTAAATACTCAACTGTACGATTGAATTTACTTTCAACTTATACGTTATTTCTAATTGTATTTGGTTCCAAGAAAATGAATCGAATAATTTTGACCAGCTTTTTGGGGCAAATACTCCACACTGTACAACGGTTTGTTGTAAAATCTATTTGGAGATCATCTAATACGTACAAAAGAATAGGGAGTAACGCATAAATTCTCGCACAGTTTCTCAGGATAATATATTTCATAACAAACTTGTACAGTTCTAGTAACATATGTCCACATAGTGGAAATGGAAAGCAATACCCGTATTTTATGGTGGTAGAAACTTACAATTAATCAAAAGTGCGATTTCGTGTACGCGTGTTTGTGTACATGTGCATGTACGCGTGTATGTGCAATTTTTCAACGTAGCAAAAAATCAGTCTTAAGAAATAATACGACGCTAAATTTACATACAAGTAAAAGGCAACTCTCTTTCTTCTCCCTCCTTGCTCGTGATTATTTACAACTCTAATTCAGTAATTAATATACCTAAAATTCTACGTTTTCGTAAGGCATCGAAGATTGCGTCTACGCGGTAGTTAAAATCGTCGTTAGATTATGCCATACGTATTCAAACATTTGAATCTTCTCGATACCAGAGACATGGTCTCGATaccagaccatgtttcattttttatgtatacttGCCATATAATATTGCTACGCTTCTTATTtctttttagaataattttcagaaaattttaCCAGAAATATTGCGTGAAAAATATGCAGGACATCTCCGACCGCGAATTCCGAAATGCTGATATGTTTTTAAACGTCTTCTTGAAATGCATAATAGACAATTTTCATCTTTGCCTTTCGGGAAAATCTGCTTTGAACACATTATTTTCATCCGCTATTACAACAACAACAGGCACTATTCAAACAATGTTCTACAATGTTCTAAGAATTCGTTCTGTTTAAATTGAACTAGTCTTTGCTCAGGCACATGTAACATCAACTATTTCTGTATTTGCTCAGATTTGTAACTTACACTACTCTTGCATCTCTTCCATTTGACTACTGTTACATATTATATTCCTATATTTGAACTTTACTATTTCTTTGTTTATTGCTATATGGCGGCGACGCCCATCAGACGTCGTAAATCAGTCATTTTTCGATATAAATATCATTCTATTTCACAATCGCATTGCGATTAATGTACAGGTACAATATTACACATTCTATTACGAAACTAACGTAGCTCAAATTTCACCTGAATCTCGTCTCTTTCACGCAACAGCAGGAAAACCTAGAACggttaaaaaaaattcaaagatCTAAAAAAAAGACAAAGGTCCAGGTGAAATCTTGAAAATCGATGTTCCGTTTTATTTATCgttattttaaattcatttaaaacGGCTATGAAATATTCTCTGTGTATGCTGAGGTAAATAAGTTTCAAGGCAGCTTTGGTTTTGTACTTATCGAAGAGCATTCTGCTATCAATACAATGAAATTTGTTTGGAACTAGAGCgagaacaatttttttaaaataacgtttCAACTTTCCATTTCGTTGCAAACAAATTTCACTGTACCAAAATCTCGTGGTTGAGAGTGTGGTACGAATTCAATCGTACTCTAATAGCATTCCTTACTATTACTGTTTAAACTGACAACTATTTGTACTTTCGATAAAATCTGAGATCCATAATGAACGTGACATTAAAGTAAAAGACATCTATGGCGTAAAAATCTCATTTTCTCCTATCAACGATTCTTTATAAAAAGAATTACTGTTTATGTATCCGCGTCGTGAGGATCCTTACGTATATAAACCTGAGATCTATGCAACTTTACGCCGAACGTATCGAATAATGTCTTTCGATTACGATTAGAAGAAACAACGCGAAACTCAAATACAACGATTTACAGAGAAGCCTGAAATTGTACGACATTGATTGGTACTGCGTGTCTGTAAATCGTTGCATCCAGCCGTTGAACGGCGATTTCAACATAATTAAGAAAACTGCAACTTTCGTACCCTACAATTATatcataattaaaaatttatatctgttcataatataatatactttttataacttatataatatatatatatatatatgtgtgtgtatgtatatatatatatatatactcttatatatatatatatactcttCTCTCGTGTATACATATATCAGCGtttgtaaaattaaattaaaaaaaaatacggttCCGTCGAGCTGGTAACGCAGGTTCGCTTCATCGATCAGTCTTAATGTTAATGAACGATCTTGTTCGTTGTACAATGAGGTAGTTCGTTCTATGCTATTGTATGTATATGCATAATATTGAGCAATATTGCAGCTGTATCCCAGAGCCATGATCAGTAACGATAATGTAATCTTATAATTACCAACAAATTAACAGCAATATCTCAGTCGTTAACGAAATTATTCAAAGTGTACAAAACTCTATCTCTTTTTCTTTGTTTATATGAGATTATATAACTCTCGTATATAACCACGTCCTACTGACAGCATTTAATGCTAAAGATAGGAATTATCTttcttaaaagaaaaaaaaaagaaaattgctaaaataatatacaacttTTTTTCCCTTTTACACGACCTGATCTATAATCGATCGAGGCTCTAAATAGTACTCGTACTATGTCGAATTgcaaaagaaaatgaaaacatCGAATCACAACTAtaagtaattaaaaaaaattatacatgCATACTCACTGGTCCAAAAGTTTTAAAGCTTAATGCGattcaatttatttttccatgCTCATCGCCAAGCGTGTAAACCAGGGGATGACGATGACGAACTTCAGGTTTCATACTAATTAGGTGCTCAACGAGCGAGCTTTTGTCCCAACTTTGCAGAGTAGGCATAGCGAGGACAGTTCTACGTTTGTACGGAACAGAAAAGTAAAATAAGTTCGTCAACCCTGGTCTAAAcacagagaaagaaagaaatatatAACATTAATTGTGTCGAATATTCGATGCAGAATGTTTACACCCAATTAAGTATGACTGTTACTAGAGATAATTTCAAACGAGGATTACCAAATACTTCTTTCTTATGGTATTAACCTGTTCTTAAAATTTCTTAATAGTACAACAGTTTTAACGTATCTCAAGAAGAAAGCTGGATTTAACCGTCATTAGCATTAGGCTTTAACAACTTTGGAACGTAAgctttgattatatttcagtctcTTAAATCCACAACGCATTAATCAGTCTTGTGTAAAGTAGTGCAAGAGGAATTCCAAAGAATCTTTGCCTCGGTGTTCGTACGAGCTTCTCACAACAATATAGATTATCATTGACATTTTATATAGGCAACTGTTACAGCGGTAACGTACTGTTAATCCCTGAGTCTTATCAAATGTTGTCTTACTTAATTGGCTACGATTCGGTTGCATCTTTCTCCATTTTGTAACATCTTGATTCTCTCTGAGGCACAAACGCGTGATTGTCTTTACACACGGTATCCCGTGAAGAGTGAAACCTCATCGACAAAGTAAAGAATTATCTAAATTAAGCGTCACGTCAAGCtcgtgaaaaaaaaaagtaagtaaGTCATTTGAAGGATATTGTGTTCCATAATTAATGTAATAAAATGGACTTTATATTAAAGTAAAGAAACTAGAACTACTGAAATAGTTTGTGTTTTATGACAATTTAAAGATGTGACGCTCAATTTGAATAACCCTACAAAAATATTCTTCAATAGAGCAACAATTATCGATGTTAATAGCTTCACAAGACACCACAGACCTCTGCGTATAATTTCTTCCAAATCCGTACTCTTAAATTACCTAAAACCTTACATTCGTGCTCTTGTAACCGAGATATAGTACGTCTAGTTGCTGCCGGGTCGCCGAAAGACTTCCCAACGATAACGAgagattataaaaaaattgtgtTAGTTGTGGCTGCAGGAATCGGAGCCAACACCCTCCTCGTCCTTGATCACCAATGTTGGCGGAACTATCACACGAACGTCCGACTTACGACTTACAGAGAGATCTTCCACCTGATCCTCGTTGTTCTGTTGTTTGACGGAGTGGACTGGACTGGGACTGGGACTACATCGAGTCATATCTAACATTTCTCTATCTATTGGACAGTCCCTGGCTTTGTATGTGTCGAGGATCGAGGCAGGACTCTCCATTACCGCGTTACTGTTCTCGTTTTCATTTTCAGAGAAAGCACCGCCGTAGATGCCACCGTTCGCATTCCCGCCAATTCCGTAAGGAAAACAAGCACCGCCGCTGCCATTCGAGCCGCGTTTAAACGGCCGCGATGTCGTGATACCCAATTTCTTCACTTTGTCGTAAAGGGTTCGAGATGGTACTCTATACTTACGTGCCGCCTGCAGAGCGCTCATTCCTGCCCTTACCGCCTCGATCGCGGACATTATATCGTTCCGCGTATACTGCTTGTACCGTTTCCACTCCGGCTTTTGTGCCGGTACGTAGTTCACgatccctaaaatgagaaaaaatgtTAGCGCTCGTTAACTCTTTACCTAAGGTTGGTGTATTTTTTCCTCAAAAAAAAATTCCCTTCTTTCGGACAGGGTTCCCCCGTTTATTGCTTTACCAGCTTCCATAAAAAGAACGGGACAAAAAAGGTCCGACCAGGCCTTTAACTTGCACGACAACCCCCCATAAAAAAATCCTTAACCTTAATTCCGAGAAATTATCCTTTAGCCTATTTTTTTTACTTACGATATAAGAATTTTAACTTAAACCGACATTGTTCAATTTTTAGATTTTTCATAATAGTGTCATTGAcggttttaaataattatttttacgttATTTCTATGAAACGAAAGCTGTACCGAAGTGTAGAAAGAACTAACGGGATACCCGGGTTCTATAACCCGTCGACGTTGTATGCATTTCTGTACCTGACTTTACTTCTCCGGTGTAAGATTGCGGCGAGGGTTGCTTATCATCCTCGTCCATCATGGAGACATCAGTATAGGGACTGTGAGCCGTTTCTCCGTGAACTACGTCCGTACTGCTGCGTCTCTCGTTTTCATTCGACGAGCCGTTGCTGGTGTTCCGAAAGTGGCTGTCGTGGCTGTCTGGATGCAACAGGGGGATACCTTGAGAGCTATCCGCGTGACCTTGACCCAGCACCGTCCTAAGAATCGGTGTGTCCCTGTTCATCAGCATGTTTGAAAGTTTCTTACGTTTCAGGGGGGAGGTTTCAAAGCCATTGTTGTAGGAACCGGTCAGAATGGAAGAATGTTGCGGATGGGACGTTGCTTGGTGACTGGAACCGGAGTGGGAAATAGGAAGCCCGGATAGCGGCCACATGGGTAACGGCAAACGATTCGGGCCCTGGTCCACCGGTGATCGACCGTACACGTTGTACGAGGTACCGGTGGAATGTGGTGGTGATGTGTGGCCGCTGCTGTGAGCCACGCTGCTCGTCGTACTCGTACTGATTGCTGGTGGCGGTGACATCGAGGTCTCTGCTTCCTCGCGACGACCCTGCGAACCATTCTCTTCAACCAGACCCTTCACCTTCAACACCTCAGCGACCTTCAATAGGCCAGTCAGCTGTTCTTGCGCTACGTTTACTTCACCCCGGTACATGTACTCGAGAATTGCCTTGATTTCGGAATACTTCACGTCCTTCAGGACGACTATAGGATGTTTGCATGGCAGATTGATGAACAATGTCTGAAAGTAGGAAGAACACGCTGCCAGGACCATCTTGTGACACTTCACGGAGACACCGCCGTCCACTgccagggttacgtctgtgaacgCCTCGTTCTGCAGCAGCTCGTCGAACACTGTCAGCAGGTTCGAACGATGGTTGTTCCAGCGCAGGCAATACTGCTGCGACGTACTCGCCATTTCGGCCGATCTTATCGGTTGAGTCGAGTCTGGAAGATGTTATTCTACAATTAGCAATGGGATTTCGAAACGCTTCGAATGTTGCAACGCGCAATAAGATTCGAAAGAACGCGAAACGATACTAAAGAGTTTTCACACAACATATTATGATTTGTTTGCTTTGCACACCCCTAATATTTATACATTATCCATTAATGTATCTACCgtacaataatataaatataatgtaaATAGATACAGGTTCGACGTTATATCAGAAGCGAAATTTAGGCGCGTTAACCGAATCCCGAAATGTAAAGTCGTTAGTCAGAGAATGGAATGGAGGAGGGGGGATAATTATCTTCGTTACGGCGTGAGTCACTCACGTGGAACTACCCCCAGTTTCGTTTAACCGTTCATATAATTCCGAGAAAATGCGTAAAAAACCGCCAGAAGTGTGCATGTACAGAACACATGCCATGCCTGCACGCATACGCGGAAATTATGGTTCGAGCGATTAAATCGATTTCTCCAAACATGGAAATGAAATGCGTAAATAAACAGGAGTTAACGATCTCTGCGACCAAATATATCTCGAtcaaatatttaaagaaaaataaaaatttaatataaaatattttttacaattatgaATCAATAGTACTGAAATTTTGTATATGTATTTGGCCATGTTTTCAAATAACACAGCTAAACTTGTATACTATtatctttattattattattattattattattatataattctttattttaaaaattaacgacCCTAATTGGGAATACCCCCTTATGAGTGATAATCGTTATCGATCGAGTAGAAACCGTTCGTTGCGTGAAGTTGCAAATTTTTCTACAGGCGTGCCCGAACTTACATACTAATTAGTTTCGGAGTAACTGACATAAGTCAAGGTAAACATAAGACACACAATAGGGAACCTATCTTTCAGTAAATGTGACTAGAATTAATTCTAAAATCAagttatttgaaaaataatctaTTTCAAAATAACACCATTAATTCATTAAGTATTTCATATGGAAAATGAATCAATGTGTTTCCAGTTGAAtgatttat is part of the Colletes latitarsis isolate SP2378_abdomen chromosome 10, iyColLati1, whole genome shotgun sequence genome and harbors:
- the LOC143346540 gene encoding uncharacterized protein LOC143346540; the encoded protein is MASTSQQYCLRWNNHRSNLLTVFDELLQNEAFTDVTLAVDGGVSVKCHKMVLAACSSYFQTLFINLPCKHPIVVLKDVKYSEIKAILEYMYRGEVNVAQEQLTGLLKVAEVLKVKGLVEENGSQGRREEAETSMSPPPAISTSTTSSVAHSSGHTSPPHSTGTSYNVYGRSPVDQGPNRLPLPMWPLSGLPISHSGSSHQATSHPQHSSILTGSYNNGFETSPLKRKKLSNMLMNRDTPILRTVLGQGHADSSQGIPLLHPDSHDSHFRNTSNGSSNENERRSSTDVVHGETAHSPYTDVSMMDEDDKQPSPQSYTGEVKSGIVNYVPAQKPEWKRYKQYTRNDIMSAIEAVRAGMSALQAARKYRVPSRTLYDKVKKLGITTSRPFKRGSNGSGGACFPYGIGGNANGGIYGGAFSENENENSNAVMESPASILDTYKARDCPIDREMLDMTRCSPSPSPVHSVKQQNNEDQVEDLSVSRKSDVRVIVPPTLVIKDEEGVGSDSCSHN